One window from the genome of Scyliorhinus torazame isolate Kashiwa2021f chromosome 3, sScyTor2.1, whole genome shotgun sequence encodes:
- the LOC140409511 gene encoding uncharacterized protein yields MIVTTWIVYCWASGKIHGAGCSVSIEQIDEVKTVGSEEITPGGDQTQRVNCQNTSVAVVSVQEPEVGTEQSDAEDEEELNLQALVSEIEGQLLWRRAILVTSVQNDQQELAVSLEISEGVRDCNMIEWTSSSPEPMNQSLTPAVSLDDIECQIEQENSVNGNSDAEDESAGEVSSVAIDHHPVDQTSLLSNTERAAVDNTPAGAFANFP; encoded by the coding sequence ATGATCGTGACTACGTGGATTGTATATTGCTGGGCAAGTGGAAAAATACACGGAGCAGGTTGTTCCGTTTCTATCGAACAGATTGATGAAGTGAAAACTGTCGGAAGTGAAGAAATTACCCCCGGTGGAGATCAGACACAACGTGTCAACTGTCAAAATACTTCAGTTGCCGTTGTGTCTGTACAGGAGCCTGAAGTTGGAACCGAACAGTCAGATGCTGAGGATGAAGAGGAGCTGAACCTCCAGGCCCTCGTGTCAGAGATCGAAGGTCAGCTGCTGTGGAGGAGGGCGATCCTGGTAACCAGCGTACAGAATGACCAGCAGGAACTGGCAGTTTCCCTGGAGATCAGTGAAGGTGTGAGAGACTGTAACATGATTGAGTGGACAAGCAGCTCACCTGAACCAATGAATCAATCTCTTACTCCAGCTGTTAGTCTTGATGACATTGAATGCCAAATTGAACAGGAAAATAGCGTCAATGGCAATAGTGATGCGGAAGACGAATCTGCCGGTGAGGTCTCCTCTGTTGCCATCGATCATCACCCAGTGGAccaaacctcactgctcagcaacaCTGAGCGAGCCGCTGTGGACAATACCCCAGCTGGAGCATTTGCTAATTTCccataa